A window of the Scylla paramamosain isolate STU-SP2022 chromosome 34, ASM3559412v1, whole genome shotgun sequence genome harbors these coding sequences:
- the LOC135089911 gene encoding uncharacterized protein LOC135089911 encodes MHGDFHHLLQELNREDTKGYKNFLRIKPELFREMVDRLTPILAKKATRMREPLSVGLKLAVTLQFLASSDSYTSLQYSFRVSKTAICRFVPKVCQAIIDIYKPEVLKCPRTPEEWNQVAEGFSKRWNYHKCGGGLDGKHVRVKKPWHAGSLFFNYKKFHSIVLMAVADANYKFLYVDVGAEGSAGDGGTWFKCTLHDAIAQKRVEFPEHSFLPSDDTPIPFHIVADDAFALKTWLMKPYSHQSQVYEEKIFSYRLSRARRVVENAFDSCSHDLESSALTCYNDLQLSKLSPCVGV; translated from the coding sequence ATGCATGGCGATTTTCACCACCTGCTGCAGGAGCTCAACCGAGAAGACACCAAGGGCTACAAGAACTTCCTCCGCATCAAACCTGAACTTTTCAGAGAGATGGTGGACCGGCTTACTCCAATCCTCGCCAAAAAAGCCACCAGAATGAGAGAGCCCCTGTCAGTGGGGTTGAAGTTGGCTGTCACCCTCCAATTCCTGGCATCCAGCGATTCATATACGAGTCTGCAATACAGCTTCAGGGTCTCCAAAACCGCCATCTGTAGATTCGTACCTAAAGTCTGCCAGGCCATAATTGACATATACAAACCTGAGGTGCTCAAGTGCCCAAGAACTCCAGAAGAATGGAATCAAGTTGCCGAAGGATTCTCAAAGAGGTGGAACTATCACAAGTGTGGAGGTGGTCTGGATGGCAAGCATGTTCGAGTGAAGAAGCCCTGGCATGCAGGATCACTGTTCTTCAATTACAAGAAGTTCCACAGCATTGTCCTCATGGCCGTCGCAGATGCAAACTACAAGTTCCTGTACGTCGACGTAGGTGCTGAAGGAagtgctggtgatggaggaactTGGTTCAAGTGCACCCTTCACGATGCCATCGCGCAGAAACGAGTGGAATTTCCAGAGCACAGCTTCCTGCCGAGTGACGACACGCCAATCCCATTCCACATTGTTGCTGATGATGCCTTCGCCCTCAAGACCTGGCTTATGAAACCTTACTCACATCAATCCCAGGTATACGAAGAAAAAATCTTCAGCTACAGGTTGTCTCGCGCCCGTCGTGTGGTGGAAAATGCTTTCGACTCCTGCAGTCACGATTTAGAGTCTTCGGCACTAACATGCTACAACGACCTGCAGTTGTCAAAATTGTCaccatgtgtgggtgtgtga